A stretch of Schistocerca cancellata isolate TAMUIC-IGC-003103 chromosome 3, iqSchCanc2.1, whole genome shotgun sequence DNA encodes these proteins:
- the LOC126176800 gene encoding pro-corazonin-like encodes MMRPWVSVVLLLVACWCLGALVHGQTFQYSHGWTNGRKRAGSSSAPGALLPPGRLPPPAAASDMDAQPCRVRCLRLLLQGGAVPQLYVPPELWQQVDEEGDNMAARQRGGGARLRHALPPPGAAAAVDSDEDM; translated from the exons GATGCGTCCGTGGGTGAgcgtggtgctgctgctggtggcgtgCTGGTGCCTGGGTGCGCTGGTGCACGGCCAGACCTTCCAGTACTCGCACGGCTGGACCAACGGCCGCAAGAGGGCCGGCTCCAGCTCCGCCCCCGGCGCTCTGCTGCCCCCCGGCCGCCTCCCGCCTCCAGCTGCCGCCTCCGACATGGACGCACAGCCGTGTCGCGTGCGATGCCTGCGCCTGCTGCTTCAGGGAGGCGCAGTTCCTCAG CTGTACGTGCCGCCCGAGCTGTGGCAGCAGGTGGACGAGGAGGGCGACAACATGGCGGCGCGCCAGCGCGGGGGCGGCGCCCGCCTCCGGCACGCACTTCCACCCCCAGGGGCGGCTGCCGCCGTCGACTCTGACGAGGACATGTGA